The following DNA comes from Gammaproteobacteria bacterium.
AACGTGGTGCAGGGCGCCGTGGACCCGGATGAGTTCTATGTGCACAAACCGACCTTTACAGCAGGTCACCGGACCGTGCTGCGCCGCAACCTGGGCGACAAAGCGATAAAGATGGTCTACGTCAAGGGCGAAACCCGCCATACCACGCGCAACATCCCCACGCCCAACACCGACCGCGAGCACTACTGCATCGCTGATGCAGACGTGCTCGAACTGGCCGACTACGCGCTCAAGATCGAGCAGCACTACGGCCATCCGATGGACATGGAATGGGCCAAGGACGGTCTCGACCACAAGCTCTACATCGTCCAGGCGCGCCCCGAAACGGTCGCCTCGCAGCGCCGCGCGACCGAGTTGGAAACCCACGTGCTCGACGGTAAGGGCGAGGTGCTGATCACCGGCCGCTCGGTGGGCGAGAAGATCGCCGCCGGCCGCGCGCACGTCATTCCCGACGTCGCCCACCTGCCCGACTTCAAGCCCGGGGAGGTGCTGATCGCCGACACCACCACGCCCGACTGGGAGCCGGTGATGAAGACCGCCGCGGCCATCGTCACCAACCGCGGCGGGCGTACCTGCCACGCCGCCATCATCGCCCGCGAACTGGGCATCCCCGCCGTGGTCGGTGCCGGCGAGGCCACCACCGCCGTGCCCAACGGCGAAACGGTCACCGTCTCCTGCGCCGAAGGTGACACCGGACGCATCTACCGGGACGAAGTGCCGTTCCACGTCGAGCGCACCGAGGTCGGCGACATCCCGCGCCCGGCCACCGAGGTCATGATCAACCTCGGCAATCCGGAGCTCGCCTTCAAGACCTCCTTCCTGCCCAACGACGGCGTCGGCCTGGCACGCATGGAATTCATCATCAACGAATACATCAAGGCCCACCCGCTGGCCCTGCTGCATCCCGACAAGGTCAGCGACCCGGATGCGCGCAAGGCCGTCGAACACCTCACCCGCGGCTATCCCGATGGCGAAACCTTCTTCATCCAACGCCTGTCCGAGGGCATCGGCACCATCGCCGCCGCCTTCTGGCCCAAGCCGGTGGTGGTGCGCATGTCCGACTTCAAGTCCAACGAGTACGCCAGCCTGGTCGGCGGTACCGACTTCGAGCCGGACGAGGCCAATCCGATGATCGGTTTCCGTGGCGCCTCGCGCTACGCGCACCCGGCCTACGCCGAGGGCTTCCGCCTGGAGTGCCTGGCGATGAAACGGGTGCGCGAGGACATGGGCCTGACCAATGTTGTCCTCATGCTGCCATTCGTGCGCCGGATCAAGGAAGCCGACGAGGTGCTTGCGAAGATGACCGAGTTCGGCCTCAAGCGCGGCGACAACGGCCTTAAGGTCTACGCCATGTGCGAGATTCCCAACAACGTCATTCTCATCGACCAGTTCGCCCAGCGCTTCGACGGCTTCTCCATCGGCTCCAACGACCTCACCCAGCTCACTCTGGGTGTGGACCGCGACAGCGAGATCGTCGCCTTCGACTACGACGAGCGCGACGAGGGGGTGAAGGAGATGATCCGACTGGCGGTGGAGGGCTGCCGGCGCAACGGCATCCATTCCGGTCTGTGCGGCCAGGCCCCTTCGGACTATCCCGAGATGGCCGAATACCTGGTCGAACTCGGCATCGACTCCATGAGTCTCAACCCCGACACGGTGATCACCACCACGCGACACGTGCTCGAACTGGAATCACGCCTGCAGCGCGCAGCGCGCGCTGCAGGCGCATGAGCCGCTGCCTCGCCGCGGGAAGGACGAGTTTGC
Coding sequences within:
- the ppsA gene encoding phosphoenolpyruvate synthase, yielding MSDYKYIRFFDELGIEDVPLVGGKNASLGEMYRKLTKEGVRIPNGFAVTAEAYTYMLDQANAWDALHQALDDLDPDDVADLARRGKQAREIVYGAGLPDDLAAEIISAYRQLQKEYGEDLSLAVRSSATAEDLPTASFAGQQDTYLNIQGDESLLDACRRDFASLFTDRAIHYRLDQGFDHFKVALSIGVMKMVRSDLAASGVMFSLDTESGFRDAVFITGSYGLGENVVQGAVDPDEFYVHKPTFTAGHRTVLRRNLGDKAIKMVYVKGETRHTTRNIPTPNTDREHYCIADADVLELADYALKIEQHYGHPMDMEWAKDGLDHKLYIVQARPETVASQRRATELETHVLDGKGEVLITGRSVGEKIAAGRAHVIPDVAHLPDFKPGEVLIADTTTPDWEPVMKTAAAIVTNRGGRTCHAAIIARELGIPAVVGAGEATTAVPNGETVTVSCAEGDTGRIYRDEVPFHVERTEVGDIPRPATEVMINLGNPELAFKTSFLPNDGVGLARMEFIINEYIKAHPLALLHPDKVSDPDARKAVEHLTRGYPDGETFFIQRLSEGIGTIAAAFWPKPVVVRMSDFKSNEYASLVGGTDFEPDEANPMIGFRGASRYAHPAYAEGFRLECLAMKRVREDMGLTNVVLMLPFVRRIKEADEVLAKMTEFGLKRGDNGLKVYAMCEIPNNVILIDQFAQRFDGFSIGSNDLTQLTLGVDRDSEIVAFDYDERDEGVKEMIRLAVEGCRRNGIHSGLCGQAPSDYPEMAEYLVELGIDSMSLNPDTVITTTRHVLELESRLQRAARAAGA